Proteins co-encoded in one Centroberyx gerrardi isolate f3 chromosome 18, fCenGer3.hap1.cur.20231027, whole genome shotgun sequence genomic window:
- the elp3 gene encoding elongator complex protein 3, with translation MGKPKKKSDLSRAELMMMTIADVIKQLVDAHEEGKDINLNKVKTKTSAKYGLSAQPRLVDIIAAVPQHYRRALVPKLKAKPIRTASGIAVVAVMCKPHRCPHISFTGNICVYCPGGPDSDFEYSTQSYTGYEPTSMRAIRARYDPYLQTRHRVEQLKQLGHSVDKVEFIVMGGTFMALAEEYRDYFIRNLHDALSGHTSNNVAEAVRYSERSNTKCVGITIETRPDYCLKRHLSDMLGYGCTRLEIGVQSVYEDVARDTNRGHTVRAVCESFQLAKDAGFKVVAHMMPDLPNVGMERDVEQFIEFFENPAFRPDGLKLYPTLVIRGTGLYELWKTGRYKSYPPSALVDLVARILALVPPWTRVYRVQRDIPMPLVSSGVEHGNLRELALARMKDMGTECRDVRTREVGIQEIHHKVRPYQVELVRRDYVANGGWETFLSYEDPEQDILIGLLRLRRCSPQSFRPELKGGVSIVRELHVYGSVVPVSSRDPSKFQHQGFGMMLMEEAERIAREEHGSGKLAVISGVGTRNYYRKMGYELEGPYMVKDLYGPGMG, from the exons ATGGGGAAGCCAAAGAAGAAGA GTGATCTGAGCCGAGCTgagctgatgatgatgaccaTTGCGGATGTCATCAAGCAGCTGGTTGACGCTCATGAAGAGGGCAAAGATATCAACCTCAACAA AGTGAAGACTAAGACTTCAGCTAAATATGGTCTTTCAGCCCAACCTCGGTTGGTGGACATCATCGCTGCCGTCCCACAACACTACCGTCGCGCCCTGGTGCCTAAACTGAAGGCCAAACCCATCCGCACTGCCAGCGGG ATTGCAGTGGTGGCTGTGATGTGCAAACCCCATCGCTGTCCGCACATCAGCTTCACAGGCAACATCTGTGT CTACTGTCCCGGTGGACCTGACTCAGATTTTGAATACTCCACACAGTCTTACACTGGCTATGAG CCAACGTCCATGAGAGCCATCAGAGCGCGTTATGACCCGTACCTTCAGACCAGACATCGGGTGGAGCAG CTGAAGCAGCTGGGCCACAGTGTGGACAAGGTGGAGTTCATCGTGATGGGCGGGACCTTCATGGCTCTGGCTGAGGAGTACAGAGACTACTTCATCAGGAACCTGCACGACGCTCTGTCTGGACACACCTCCAACAACGTGGCCGAGGCCGTCAG GTACTCGGAGCGCAGCAACACCAAGTGTGTGGGAATCACCATCGAGACCCGGCCGGACTACTGCCTGAAGAGACACCTCAGCGACATGCTGGGCTACGGCTGCACGCGGCTCGAGATAGGAGTCCAGAGCGTCTATGAGGACGTGGCCCGCGACACCAACAG AGGCCACACGGTGCGAGCGGTGTGCGAGTCCTTCCAGCTGGCGAAGGACGCCGGCTTCAAGGTGGTGGCGCACATGATGCCCGACCTGCCCAACGTGGGCATGGAGAGGGACGTGGAGCAGTTTATT GAGTTTTTTGAGAATCCAGCGTTCAGGCCCGACGGTTTGAAGCTGTACCCAACGCTAGTGATCCGAGGCACTGGTCTGTATGAGCTGTGGAAGACGGGCCGGTACAAGAGCTACCCGCCCAGCGCCCTGGTGGACCTGGTGGCCCGAATCCTGGCCCTGGTGCCGCCCTGGACCCGCGTCTACCGGGtgcagag GGATATCCCCATGCCCCTGGTGAGCTCCGGAGTGGAGCACGGTAACCTGAGAGAGCTGGCTCTGGCCAGGATGAAGGACATGGGCACTGAG TGTCGAGATGTGAGAACCAGAGAAGTGGGGATTCAGGAGATCCACCACAAAGTGAGACCTTACCAG gtggaGCTGGTGCGGAGGGACTACGTGGCTAACGGCGGTTGGGAGACCTTCCTCTCCTACGAGGATCCAGAGCAGGACATCCTGATTGGCCTGCTGCGTCTGCGCCGCTGCTCCCCCCAGTCGTTCCGCCCGGAGCTGAAAGGGGGCGTGTCCATCGTCCGTGAGCTGCACGTGTACGGCAGCGTCGTCCCCGTCAGCAGCCGAGACCCCAGCAAGTTCCAGCATCAG GGTTTTGGTATGATGCTgatggaagaggcagagagaattGCCAGAGAGGAGCATGGCTCTGGCAAACTGGCTGTCATCTCAG GAGTAGGAACCAGGAACTACTACAGGAAGATGGGCTATGAGTTGGAGGGGCCGTATATGGTGAAGGACCTCTACGGACCTGGAATGGGCTGA